A single window of Balaenoptera acutorostrata chromosome X, mBalAcu1.1, whole genome shotgun sequence DNA harbors:
- the LOC130706507 gene encoding uncharacterized LOC128031833 homolog: MDSLTEQRLTSPNLPAPHLEHYSVLHCTMTLDVQTVVVFAVIVVLLLVNVILMFFLGTR; the protein is encoded by the coding sequence ATGGACAGTCTGACAGAACAGAGACTGACATCTCCCAATCTGCCGGCCCCCCATCTGGAACACTACAGTGTTCTGCATTGCACCATGACCCTGGATGTGCAAACTGTAGTCGTTTTTGCCGTGATTGTAGTCCTCCTGCTTGTAAATGTCATACTCATGTTTTTCCTGGGAACGCGCTGA